One Sulfoacidibacillus ferrooxidans DNA window includes the following coding sequences:
- a CDS encoding DsrE family protein — MTAHRVVIQWNESDQTKWPLMVNNIVHLLKAMPEAEIKVISFGPGIFAFHKERAIELPAGVQVGICQNTMRGTNTSEDQLITGIQVVPSGVAEIVKLQADGWIYLRP; from the coding sequence ATGACAGCACATCGAGTAGTTATTCAGTGGAATGAATCGGATCAAACCAAGTGGCCGCTTATGGTGAATAATATTGTACATTTACTAAAGGCAATGCCCGAGGCAGAGATTAAGGTGATCTCATTTGGTCCAGGTATTTTTGCGTTCCATAAGGAACGAGCCATCGAATTACCAGCTGGAGTTCAGGTAGGGATTTGCCAAAACACGATGCGTGGAACGAATACAAGTGAAGATCAACTGATCACTGGAATTCAAGTGGTTCCTTCTGGGGTTGCTGAAATTGTAAAACTACAAGCGGACGGCTGGATCTACTTAAGGCCTTAG
- a CDS encoding long-chain fatty acid--CoA ligase, whose product MIQATMMNFPLTLNHILERVVQLYPQTEVVSRLPDHTLHRYTYADFYHRSRQLAESLQLAGLKRGDRVATLMWNHYAHLEAYFGIAASGGVTHTLNLRLHPNDISYIVQHAQDRFLIVDDVLLPFVKQIVTQVQFERIFVVPLSGLPIPEGFESYEDLLATATGDFAYPEISEDDAVAMCYTSGTTGRPKGVVYSHRAMVLHSFAITNVDTFAISSRDVVTAVVPMFHANGWGVPYAAVMAGAKQVLPGPHLDPQSLLNLFEAEQVTFAAGVPTIWLGIAQLLEKEPQRFNLQRIRMAVGGSAVPEGLIRTFDRFHLEVIHAWGMTETTPTATVSRLKPHMAFATDKERYQTRAKQGMAVPFVEMRAVNEDGVVPCDGETMGELQVRGPWITGSYYGDETLQNNFTADGWFQTGDVVNIDSEGYMKIVDRTKDLIKSGGEWISSVDIEGALMDHPDVLEASVVGVTHPKWQERPIAAVVFKEGRQVSKEELLQFLSERFPKWWLPDDFVFVAEIPRTSAGKFYKKALREQFKDWQWDHQE is encoded by the coding sequence ATGATACAAGCGACGATGATGAACTTTCCATTAACTTTGAACCATATACTAGAAAGAGTGGTTCAGTTATATCCACAGACTGAGGTTGTATCGCGGTTGCCTGATCACACGCTCCATCGCTACACCTATGCTGACTTTTATCATCGATCTCGTCAATTAGCCGAATCGTTGCAACTAGCTGGGCTTAAACGCGGTGATCGAGTGGCGACACTCATGTGGAATCATTATGCGCATCTTGAGGCGTACTTTGGCATCGCGGCTTCAGGTGGGGTCACGCATACGTTAAATCTCCGCTTGCATCCTAATGATATTTCTTATATCGTGCAACATGCGCAAGATCGCTTTCTTATTGTTGATGATGTGTTACTTCCATTTGTGAAGCAAATCGTCACACAAGTACAATTTGAAAGAATTTTTGTTGTTCCACTCTCAGGATTGCCGATACCAGAGGGGTTTGAAAGCTACGAGGATTTATTGGCTACAGCTACTGGTGATTTTGCATATCCAGAGATATCCGAAGACGATGCTGTGGCCATGTGCTATACATCGGGTACGACAGGTCGGCCCAAAGGTGTCGTTTACTCTCACCGCGCCATGGTATTACATAGTTTTGCTATAACGAACGTGGACACGTTTGCTATTTCTTCACGAGATGTTGTAACGGCTGTAGTACCCATGTTTCATGCTAATGGGTGGGGCGTACCGTATGCGGCCGTTATGGCAGGTGCTAAGCAGGTGCTGCCAGGACCACATCTGGACCCGCAAAGTTTGCTGAACTTATTTGAAGCAGAGCAGGTGACGTTTGCCGCAGGTGTTCCGACGATCTGGCTTGGTATTGCGCAGCTATTAGAAAAGGAGCCACAGCGCTTTAATTTACAGCGTATTAGGATGGCTGTAGGTGGATCTGCTGTACCAGAAGGATTAATTCGTACGTTTGATCGTTTCCATTTAGAAGTAATACACGCTTGGGGTATGACAGAAACAACACCTACTGCCACAGTCAGTCGGTTAAAACCACATATGGCTTTCGCAACAGATAAAGAACGTTATCAAACAAGGGCGAAGCAAGGGATGGCGGTTCCATTTGTAGAGATGCGTGCGGTCAATGAGGATGGCGTTGTCCCATGTGATGGAGAGACTATGGGAGAATTACAAGTCCGTGGGCCCTGGATCACAGGGAGTTATTATGGTGATGAGACGCTACAAAATAACTTCACCGCGGATGGTTGGTTTCAGACTGGAGATGTGGTCAATATCGATTCAGAAGGGTATATGAAGATTGTCGATCGCACCAAAGATTTAATTAAATCAGGTGGTGAGTGGATAAGCTCCGTTGACATAGAGGGAGCACTCATGGATCATCCTGATGTATTAGAAGCTTCAGTTGTGGGTGTGACACACCCGAAGTGGCAGGAACGACCAATAGCAGCTGTTGTTTTCAAAGAAGGCAGACAGGTTTCTAAAGAAGAGTTGCTTCAATTTCTCTCTGAGCGATTCCCAAAATGGTGGCTACCTGACGATTTTGTATTTGTTGCAGAGATTCCTCGAACGTCAGCAGGTAAATTTTATAAAAAAGCACTGCGTGAACAATTTAAGGATTGGCAATGGGATCATCAAGAGTAA
- a CDS encoding diguanylate cyclase domain-containing protein produces MLKNKTYTQHDQLIHRSSNITQSSTLMGKTLSENTMISMLDTKATTSRIWSIRIFAIILCLIFISSLPFATRMTIVVKPFLPSVLSIMIVSEWITSFLFFGQFFTTRRIAYAFLANAYLYSGLIIVPHLLTFPGIFSQSGWLGATSQTAIWLWVFWHGGFPLGLMIFALADRTGKRTASEKRIWHWIIYSFAITLSIVALETLLAIHYVSYLPTLIKGRNYFHLFTSGVGPIVWLINAAAVLSVTYPQKPRGALRMWIAIVAFASWIDVTLTLYASGRYMVGWYVARFTSLIAGLVILLVLLGEIVRLYHQFAIQQVHISYLAYHDPLTGLANRRLFLEQLQHYLSTTSESTFFAVLALDLDGFKNVNDTYGHEAGDQLLQEIANRLTLSVQPEDVVSRFGGDEFTLLVTSASNDADILHIVDQILNSVVKKVVLQDGEVVSVTASIGIALYPLQAKTAQTLLRCADQALYTAKDLGKNQYIFGT; encoded by the coding sequence ATGCTAAAAAACAAGACGTATACCCAACATGATCAACTCATTCATCGCTCGTCAAATATCACACAATCCTCCACGTTAATGGGTAAAACCTTATCAGAAAATACAATGATAAGCATGCTTGATACAAAGGCGACCACTTCCCGCATCTGGAGCATCCGTATATTTGCTATCATTTTATGTCTTATCTTCATTAGCAGTCTACCGTTTGCCACACGTATGACAATTGTCGTTAAACCCTTCTTACCTTCTGTATTATCCATTATGATTGTATCAGAATGGATAACTTCATTCCTATTTTTCGGACAATTTTTTACTACACGAAGAATCGCGTACGCTTTTCTAGCAAATGCCTATCTGTATTCTGGTTTAATTATTGTGCCACACCTTCTCACTTTCCCAGGCATTTTTTCACAAAGTGGGTGGCTAGGTGCTACTTCACAGACAGCTATCTGGCTTTGGGTATTTTGGCATGGTGGCTTTCCACTTGGACTAATGATTTTTGCACTTGCCGATCGTACTGGAAAACGCACTGCAAGTGAGAAGCGAATCTGGCATTGGATCATCTATTCCTTTGCGATCACGCTAAGTATAGTTGCACTAGAAACTCTCCTAGCCATACATTACGTTTCTTATTTACCAACACTCATTAAAGGGCGCAACTACTTTCATCTCTTCACATCAGGCGTAGGTCCTATCGTTTGGCTCATAAACGCAGCCGCAGTCTTGTCTGTCACTTATCCCCAAAAACCCCGTGGAGCATTACGGATGTGGATAGCTATCGTTGCCTTTGCCTCATGGATCGATGTGACGTTGACACTATACGCAAGTGGACGATATATGGTTGGTTGGTATGTGGCGCGGTTTACCAGTCTTATAGCCGGGCTCGTCATACTCCTCGTCCTCTTAGGGGAAATAGTGCGGTTATATCATCAATTTGCAATACAACAGGTACATATCTCCTATTTGGCTTACCACGATCCACTAACAGGACTTGCTAATCGCAGGTTGTTTTTAGAACAGTTACAACACTACCTATCCACAACATCTGAATCGACTTTTTTTGCTGTCCTCGCACTGGATTTAGATGGGTTTAAGAATGTCAATGACACATATGGACATGAAGCAGGTGATCAATTACTACAGGAGATTGCTAACCGATTAACTCTTTCTGTACAACCAGAAGACGTCGTATCACGATTCGGGGGAGATGAATTTACTCTCCTAGTAACGTCTGCAAGCAATGATGCGGATATCTTGCACATAGTAGATCAGATTCTTAACTCAGTGGTTAAAAAGGTCGTTTTGCAAGATGGTGAAGTCGTTAGCGTAACTGCAAGCATTGGCATAGCACTTTATCCCCTACAAGCCAAAACAGCCCAAACACTACTACGCTGTGCAGATCAAGCGTTATATACAGCGAAGGATCTCGGTAAAAATCAATATATATTTGGCACTTAA
- a CDS encoding sulfurtransferase TusA family protein, with product MHKQWDSDGLCDGGDLDCGSGLLLIIKKAMDSIQDHGVLEVHSRDDSVAVDLPAWCRMVGHELLGVEVYETYRAFFIQKKASESHLQAELEAARGYTWSVRIRGAEGLHAKVYARNHSFLAGQSADFGATVDAPSGLDFVVSALGSDLVVGLKAVASRSKVVLDEVECTVRATLNNVLYALLLEDDGSPAIDQITVVLYVATATDELQIKQLFEKVLERSPLYQTLRKATKIDVRIEVSL from the coding sequence ATGCACAAGCAATGGGATTCTGATGGTCTGTGCGATGGCGGAGATCTAGATTGTGGATCTGGGTTGTTACTAATTATAAAAAAAGCCATGGATTCTATTCAAGATCATGGGGTATTAGAAGTACATAGTCGTGATGACTCTGTAGCGGTAGACCTACCTGCGTGGTGTAGAATGGTTGGCCATGAATTACTAGGGGTAGAAGTATATGAGACGTATCGCGCCTTCTTTATTCAAAAGAAGGCTAGTGAATCTCATTTGCAAGCTGAACTTGAAGCGGCACGAGGATATACATGGTCTGTACGAATACGCGGAGCCGAAGGGTTACACGCGAAAGTATATGCTCGTAACCATAGCTTTTTAGCAGGCCAATCAGCAGACTTTGGTGCAACAGTCGATGCACCTTCAGGATTAGATTTTGTAGTTAGTGCACTTGGTTCTGACTTAGTTGTGGGATTAAAAGCAGTCGCATCGCGTTCTAAAGTCGTTCTAGATGAAGTAGAGTGCACGGTTCGAGCAACGCTAAACAATGTACTGTATGCTCTGCTATTGGAGGACGATGGTAGTCCGGCAATAGATCAGATTACCGTGGTCTTGTATGTTGCGACAGCAACGGATGAATTACAGATTAAGCAGCTATTTGAAAAAGTACTAGAACGTTCTCCGCTTTATCAGACTTTGCGCAAGGCGACAAAAATAGACGTTCGTATAGAAGTTTCGCTGTAA
- a CDS encoding carbohydrate ABC transporter permease, giving the protein MSLKRTQREALAAYMYLSPSALIFLVFTVGPAIFVLYISLYHWDFLNQMMSTFVGLGNYAQLLQSADFWHSLWMTLYFVVGSVPVGVFGALLIAMLLMRPFRGRGLFRLVFFVPYVTPVVATSIVWLWLFNPQFGLFNELLQMAHLPTIGWVQSVRFAMPSVIIYTLWHGIGFNVVIFMAGLTTIPSDVGEAARIDGATPWQEFWAVTWPLLAPTTLFVVVINTIGALQAFTQFFTLTGGGPVNATTTASFYLYQQAFVFYHTGYAAALAVIIFLITAALTFVQMRVSRARHV; this is encoded by the coding sequence TTGAGCTTGAAGCGTACTCAACGAGAGGCATTGGCGGCCTACATGTACCTTTCACCCTCCGCTCTAATTTTTCTAGTATTCACGGTGGGGCCAGCGATCTTCGTTCTTTATATCAGCCTATATCATTGGGATTTTCTCAATCAGATGATGTCGACCTTCGTTGGGTTAGGGAACTATGCCCAATTGCTTCAATCAGCCGATTTTTGGCATAGCTTATGGATGACTCTATATTTTGTTGTAGGATCGGTGCCCGTTGGTGTATTTGGGGCACTGTTGATCGCCATGTTGTTGATGCGTCCATTTCGCGGTCGTGGATTATTTCGTTTGGTGTTTTTTGTTCCGTATGTGACGCCAGTCGTCGCAACATCGATTGTTTGGTTGTGGTTATTCAATCCCCAATTCGGGCTATTTAATGAATTGCTACAAATGGCGCATCTCCCTACGATTGGGTGGGTGCAATCGGTGCGATTTGCTATGCCTTCTGTCATTATCTATACCCTATGGCATGGAATTGGGTTTAACGTCGTCATTTTTATGGCAGGACTTACAACCATTCCATCTGATGTAGGGGAAGCTGCGCGCATTGATGGAGCTACTCCCTGGCAGGAATTTTGGGCTGTCACATGGCCGCTATTAGCGCCAACTACACTTTTTGTTGTCGTTATTAATACCATTGGTGCACTGCAGGCATTTACTCAGTTTTTTACGCTTACAGGAGGTGGTCCGGTTAACGCAACGACTACTGCGAGCTTTTATTTGTATCAACAAGCGTTTGTTTTTTACCATACAGGATATGCAGCTGCCTTAGCTGTCATTATCTTTTTGATTACGGCTGCGCTGACATTTGTACAAATGCGAGTTTCAAGAGCGCGGCACGTATAG
- a CDS encoding aldo/keto reductase, with amino-acid sequence MVKEIPLRRRGLLASQLVLGCMGLGGEWNQNPITAQHVLHAHAAVDAALSIGINMFDHADIYTMGKAEEVFGQVLKERKDLREHMLIQSKCGIRFADHEGNPGRYDFSESHILHSVDGTLSRLGIEYLDFLLLHRPDPLMDPEEVASALHKLKASGKVRHFGVSNMSAGQIRLLQAYCDEPLIVNQLEMSLVKIGWLETGVHVNQEAARNNVFPEGTMEFCQLENIQIQAWGPLAKGVLSGRADSNQSDSIRATAALVSDLAKQKETTPEAIILAWLMTHPAGIQPVIGTANPDRIRACGEANKISLTREEWYKLYVTARANPLP; translated from the coding sequence ATGGTGAAGGAAATTCCGTTGCGTCGTCGCGGTTTGCTAGCAAGTCAGCTTGTACTCGGGTGTATGGGGCTTGGCGGGGAGTGGAATCAAAATCCCATTACTGCACAGCATGTATTGCATGCACACGCTGCTGTAGATGCAGCTTTATCTATAGGTATCAACATGTTTGACCATGCTGACATTTATACGATGGGTAAGGCAGAAGAAGTATTTGGACAAGTGCTCAAAGAGCGTAAGGATCTTCGTGAACACATGCTCATTCAATCGAAGTGTGGTATTCGTTTTGCAGATCACGAAGGCAATCCAGGGCGTTATGATTTTTCTGAATCCCACATTTTACATAGTGTCGATGGTACATTATCCCGATTGGGAATCGAATATCTTGACTTTTTGCTTCTCCATCGCCCAGATCCACTAATGGATCCAGAAGAAGTCGCCAGTGCACTACATAAGCTGAAAGCATCTGGTAAGGTCCGTCATTTTGGAGTGTCCAATATGAGTGCTGGTCAGATTCGCTTATTACAAGCCTATTGTGATGAACCACTAATCGTAAACCAACTTGAGATGAGTCTAGTGAAAATCGGATGGCTTGAAACGGGTGTTCATGTAAACCAAGAGGCAGCAAGAAATAACGTGTTTCCAGAAGGTACAATGGAGTTCTGTCAACTTGAGAATATCCAGATTCAAGCATGGGGACCTCTTGCTAAAGGCGTACTTTCCGGTCGCGCTGATTCCAATCAAAGCGACTCTATTCGCGCCACTGCTGCACTGGTGTCGGACCTCGCCAAACAAAAAGAAACAACGCCTGAAGCGATTATTCTCGCTTGGCTAATGACTCATCCAGCAGGCATTCAACCGGTGATCGGCACAGCAAACCCTGATCGAATTCGCGCATGTGGAGAAGCCAACAAGATCTCACTCACTCGCGAGGAGTGGTATAAGCTATATGTCACTGCAAGGGCTAATCCACTACCCTAA
- a CDS encoding cytochrome c biogenesis protein CcdA gives MLPAYVAYLSGTAAEVSVGGKVKGAMLRHSLAFVVGFSTTIIILGMIAALIGRLFNGWMDYSGVVGGLLLLMLSLQRFGVIHLPWLHDRGLAGGKHAAGSASLFRSYITGFTLAFGWQVTLIVALTMVASLHVSWVMTLLVLLVYSAGFSVMFFITFIFSSSLVRAFRSLGSRMIWVDRGAGLLMMGVALLLIFDDNNALKTLADWKTGPIIKALFHGHL, from the coding sequence ATGCTACCAGCGTATGTTGCATACCTGAGTGGCACAGCAGCCGAGGTCTCGGTTGGCGGTAAAGTAAAGGGCGCGATGTTGAGACATAGTCTTGCTTTTGTTGTAGGGTTTTCAACGACTATTATTATACTCGGTATGATTGCGGCACTCATTGGTCGCCTATTTAATGGATGGATGGATTATTCAGGGGTAGTAGGTGGGCTTTTATTACTTATGCTCAGCTTACAGCGTTTTGGTGTGATACATCTCCCATGGTTGCATGATCGTGGTCTTGCAGGAGGAAAGCATGCAGCTGGAAGTGCATCTCTATTTCGTTCTTACATCACAGGTTTTACACTTGCATTTGGGTGGCAGGTAACGCTCATTGTAGCACTGACGATGGTGGCTAGTTTGCATGTATCATGGGTGATGACATTGCTTGTTTTACTGGTATATAGTGCAGGGTTTTCTGTGATGTTTTTTATTACATTTATATTCTCGTCATCACTTGTGCGCGCTTTTCGCTCATTGGGGAGTCGCATGATCTGGGTGGATCGTGGTGCAGGACTGTTGATGATGGGTGTAGCATTACTACTGATTTTTGATGACAATAATGCGTTAAAGACATTGGCTGATTGGAAAACTGGCCCTATCATCAAAGCACTTTTTCATGGACATCTATGA
- a CDS encoding carbohydrate ABC transporter permease: MVGKRVWAVIRIAIIVVIALMFILPFYWVIVTSLNTQGQSMQFPPVFLPHGHFSNYARSWSEAPWLQYFANTIFIALVTTLLSLFTSLFAGFAFATMRFPGKSVIFAAFLAIMMIPQTVLLIPDYILLADIHWLNTYWAQIVPWGASVFGIFLLRQFFMGLPIEYWEAAQIDGASRLRYLWQFGVPAARPALITVALYVFIGSWNSFLWPYIMTSSPSVQPVEVGLATFLGTNGTDWTGLSAAVVYTTLPVLLLFLVAQRQFLEGVYAGGGGLKG; encoded by the coding sequence ATGGTGGGAAAACGTGTTTGGGCTGTCATTCGAATTGCCATCATTGTGGTGATCGCTCTAATGTTTATTCTTCCCTTCTATTGGGTCATTGTCACATCGCTCAATACTCAGGGACAGTCGATGCAATTTCCACCTGTATTTTTGCCACATGGGCACTTCTCTAATTATGCTCGCTCATGGAGTGAAGCACCTTGGTTACAATACTTTGCTAATACGATTTTTATTGCATTAGTGACTACGCTCCTCTCGTTATTCACGTCACTTTTTGCAGGATTTGCCTTTGCTACGATGAGATTCCCGGGGAAATCGGTGATTTTTGCCGCTTTCCTCGCCATTATGATGATTCCGCAGACTGTCTTACTGATCCCAGACTATATCTTATTAGCGGATATTCACTGGTTAAATACGTATTGGGCACAAATTGTACCGTGGGGAGCCTCTGTGTTTGGGATTTTTCTTTTGCGACAGTTTTTTATGGGGCTACCGATTGAATACTGGGAGGCCGCACAGATCGATGGCGCAAGTCGTCTTCGATATTTATGGCAATTTGGTGTCCCGGCAGCCCGACCTGCTCTCATCACCGTTGCACTGTATGTTTTTATTGGCTCATGGAATAGTTTCTTATGGCCCTATATTATGACTAGTAGTCCATCCGTTCAGCCAGTGGAAGTGGGATTAGCTACGTTTCTTGGGACAAACGGGACGGATTGGACGGGTTTATCGGCTGCCGTCGTTTACACTACATTGCCAGTCTTACTCTTATTCCTTGTAGCTCAGCGGCAATTTTTAGAGGGTGTCTATGCCGGTGGCGGAGGATTAAAAGGTTAA
- a CDS encoding DsrE family protein codes for MAKIVVSITSAKNDTDKATLGFVVANASVASGQETVVFLSTEGVYLAQQGYADDIHEEGFAPLIDLLTNFREAGGTLWVCSPCAKKRNLVEKDLVSGAVIVGGASLIEYLAQGAACISY; via the coding sequence ATGGCAAAAATAGTCGTTAGTATTACTTCAGCAAAAAATGATACGGATAAGGCAACACTTGGCTTTGTAGTAGCCAATGCATCTGTAGCATCAGGCCAAGAAACAGTTGTTTTTCTCAGCACAGAAGGTGTGTATTTAGCACAACAGGGGTATGCAGATGACATTCATGAAGAAGGATTTGCACCTTTAATCGATTTACTCACTAATTTTCGTGAGGCCGGTGGAACTCTTTGGGTCTGCAGTCCATGTGCGAAGAAACGCAATTTAGTAGAAAAAGATTTGGTTTCCGGTGCAGTCATTGTTGGCGGAGCATCGTTGATTGAATACCTTGCACAAGGTGCTGCATGTATCAGTTATTAG
- a CDS encoding ABC transporter substrate-binding protein produces the protein MKSLHIGHVSKKVHITKRSFRTAGLLSGAFALLLTGCGTSTTATPQNQANPGATTSGTVNITFAEAMSSGKQASALTHLVNQFEQKNPSVTVTLMPEPSYGVLLTKEEAAIAAQNPPTIGQAYEDWAANFAQSQAILPLTSFVNGKNGLSAKAQGDFWPSVWSDQFLPDGKIWMMPFNKSDFVMYYNANQLKKMGQAVPTTWTQFAQVASAVTSQSKGTWAMSMDPGNPTAPGNGTYLWLSVLRSFGGHLYQNGKIAFDSPQGIQTMNYFNNLYKAGALKLGTNYPGQTALGAGRAAFDLSTVASYPYNVQAVNGKFTMDVAALPAGPSGQGNMMQGTNIVMFAKATPAQQQAAWKFMKWLTEPQQTAYWAKTTGYLPVRQSAEALMSSYYSTHPYQQIATQSLQYAKPTPPVAGMQQAVGYIGDAITEVLTQHVPASQALQAAAQKAQQALTSQGA, from the coding sequence ATGAAGTCATTGCATATAGGACATGTTTCAAAAAAAGTACATATCACGAAACGATCTTTTCGAACAGCTGGGCTTTTATCTGGGGCGTTTGCACTTTTATTAACAGGTTGTGGGACAAGTACGACAGCTACACCGCAGAATCAAGCGAATCCAGGGGCTACTACTAGTGGTACTGTCAATATTACATTTGCAGAAGCCATGTCTTCTGGAAAACAGGCATCTGCACTGACTCACTTAGTTAATCAATTTGAGCAAAAGAATCCATCCGTGACGGTAACGCTTATGCCAGAACCAAGCTATGGCGTATTACTCACAAAAGAAGAAGCAGCAATAGCCGCACAAAATCCACCGACGATTGGGCAAGCCTATGAAGATTGGGCGGCAAACTTTGCGCAATCTCAAGCGATTCTTCCACTCACTTCGTTTGTCAATGGGAAGAATGGACTATCTGCTAAAGCTCAGGGTGATTTTTGGCCAAGTGTTTGGAGTGATCAATTTTTACCGGATGGTAAGATATGGATGATGCCGTTTAATAAGAGTGATTTTGTCATGTACTATAACGCCAATCAGTTAAAAAAGATGGGCCAAGCGGTTCCAACTACTTGGACCCAATTTGCTCAAGTAGCTAGTGCAGTCACCTCGCAGTCTAAAGGGACATGGGCGATGAGTATGGATCCAGGCAATCCAACTGCTCCAGGGAATGGGACCTATTTGTGGCTCTCTGTATTGCGTTCCTTTGGTGGACATTTATATCAAAATGGGAAGATTGCATTTGATTCTCCACAAGGAATTCAGACCATGAACTATTTTAATAACCTGTATAAAGCAGGAGCCTTAAAGCTCGGAACCAATTATCCTGGGCAGACAGCGCTCGGTGCTGGGAGAGCAGCATTTGACTTGAGTACAGTTGCATCGTACCCATACAACGTTCAAGCAGTGAATGGGAAGTTCACAATGGATGTGGCAGCACTTCCAGCTGGTCCTTCCGGACAAGGAAACATGATGCAGGGCACAAACATTGTCATGTTTGCCAAGGCAACGCCTGCACAGCAACAAGCAGCATGGAAGTTTATGAAGTGGTTGACAGAACCACAGCAAACCGCATATTGGGCAAAGACTACTGGTTATTTACCAGTTCGTCAATCAGCGGAAGCTTTAATGAGCAGCTACTATTCAACGCATCCATACCAACAGATAGCTACCCAATCACTGCAGTATGCGAAACCAACGCCACCAGTTGCGGGTATGCAACAAGCAGTTGGATATATTGGGGACGCGATCACAGAAGTACTAACACAGCATGTACCTGCTAGCCAAGCGCTTCAAGCTGCAGCACAAAAAGCGCAGCAAGCGTTGACCAGCCAAGGTGCATGA
- a CDS encoding cobalamin-independent methionine synthase II family protein produces the protein MSKELPLFPVTVVGSWPRSREVLRALRDKREGRMDEAEFLRITEGAILESVRMQEEAGVDLLTDGEQRRDNFISFVAEKLHHVKMLTVAELLDYVEDKAGFEEILGTLDVPAFSLSNPVAVGPIARAKPLALDEFLFLRKHTDRAIKVALPGPYLLTRSMWVEGLSQAAYPTKEALAKDVVRILREELEDLVNAGADFIQLDEPVLTELVFTQKNANRTFMCGALTAKVDAQAELQFATDLINEVVEGFRGRGSRLGVHVCRGNWSTQEDVLLRGPYEPLMPYLACLAVDQLVLEYATPRAGELDALQALRDTEVGLGVVNPRLSTVELASDIVNKVESSLAYLPKERIFLNPDCGFGTFAQRPMNSSQEAVKKLRACADAAQVLRAKYNDASL, from the coding sequence GTGAGTAAAGAGTTGCCACTCTTTCCTGTCACGGTAGTCGGTAGTTGGCCGCGTTCACGTGAAGTATTGCGTGCACTGCGTGATAAACGTGAGGGGCGGATGGATGAGGCGGAGTTTTTACGCATTACGGAAGGTGCCATCCTAGAGAGCGTTCGCATGCAAGAGGAAGCGGGTGTTGATCTTTTGACTGATGGGGAACAACGGCGCGATAACTTCATCTCTTTCGTGGCTGAAAAGCTTCATCATGTAAAGATGTTAACCGTTGCAGAGTTGCTTGATTATGTGGAGGATAAGGCTGGGTTTGAAGAAATTTTAGGGACGTTGGATGTTCCGGCCTTTTCTCTTTCTAATCCCGTAGCAGTGGGCCCGATTGCACGTGCAAAGCCGCTAGCGCTCGATGAGTTTTTGTTTTTGCGAAAGCATACTGATCGTGCGATCAAAGTCGCGTTACCAGGACCCTATCTCCTTACGCGCTCCATGTGGGTTGAAGGATTGTCACAGGCTGCTTATCCTACTAAAGAAGCGTTGGCAAAAGATGTGGTACGCATATTGCGAGAAGAGTTAGAAGATCTAGTGAATGCCGGTGCGGATTTTATTCAATTGGATGAACCCGTGTTGACTGAACTCGTTTTTACACAGAAAAATGCTAACCGCACGTTTATGTGTGGAGCTTTAACTGCAAAAGTCGATGCACAAGCAGAATTGCAGTTTGCCACTGATTTGATCAATGAAGTGGTAGAAGGGTTTCGTGGACGAGGATCAAGGCTTGGCGTACACGTATGCCGGGGCAATTGGAGTACACAGGAAGATGTATTGCTGCGCGGCCCCTATGAACCATTGATGCCTTACTTAGCCTGTCTTGCAGTGGATCAATTGGTGCTTGAATATGCGACACCACGTGCTGGTGAACTCGATGCATTACAGGCCTTGCGTGATACGGAAGTGGGGCTAGGAGTGGTCAATCCGCGATTGTCTACTGTCGAATTGGCTTCCGATATCGTGAATAAAGTGGAGTCCTCACTTGCATATCTACCAAAGGAACGCATTTTTTTAAATCCTGATTGTGGATTTGGGACATTTGCGCAACGACCCATGAATTCATCACAAGAGGCCGTGAAAAAACTACGCGCTTGCGCTGATGCTGCACAGGTGTTACGTGCAAAATATAATGATGCATCTCTGTAA